ACCTGAGCATCTATCCTGCTATCTGCTCACCCTGGAAGAAGATTCACCCCTGGGGCTCAAGCTCTCTGCGGGCGAAACGCAGCCCCTGCCTGAAGATGATGTCCTTGCCGCGCAGTATGATGCGCTCCGCCAAGAGCTGCGGGATGCCGGATTCGAGCAATACGAGATCTCCAATTTCTGCCGGCCTGGCAAGGCTTCGCGGCACAACCTGGCCTATTGGAAAAGCGAGCCCTACCTCGGATTGGGAGCTTCAGCTTCCGGCTGGCTGCCACCCTGGCGCTACGCCAATCCCTCTTCCCTGGAGGAATACAGCCGCGTTCTGGCTGAAGGGGAGATCATGCCCCAAGCCGAGTTTTGCGGCCCGGAAAGGACCAGGGCCGATTATCTCATGATGGGCCTGCGCTTGAGGGAGGGTATCGACCTGAATGCCTATCAGGAGCGCTTTGGGGCAGACCTGTTCGCGGAACGGAGGCCCCAGATAGACAAACTGCTTGCCCTCCATATGCTTGAATCCAGCCCGTCGCGCCTGTGGCTGAGCGAGCGGGCGCTGTTTGTCTCCAACGCCGTGATTGGAGGATTGCTATGAAGCTGGAAGAACTGCGCCAGCTCCTGGCGGAAAACATCCGGGGCCTGGAATTTGACGGAACCACCTACTTCGCTGGAGGCTGCGTCCGCGATTTACACCTGGGCAGGCCCGCTGAGGTCAAGGATGTGGACATTGCGGTGGAACTGCCTGATGGCGGGATCCGCCTGGCCGTTTTCCTCCAGGAATATCTGCCCACGCCCGAGCCCGAGTACCACAGCCGTTTTGGCACCGCCAGCTCACGCTTCCAAGGTGTCCAGCTCGATTTCGCGATGACCCGCAGCGAGGTCTACATCCCCGGAAACCGCTTTCCGCGGGTGGAATTTGCCGAACTCACTGCTGATTGCCTGAGGCGGGATTTCACGGTCAACGCGCTCTACCAGGACGTCATGAGCGGCTGGATCGTCGATCCCAGTGGCAAAGGGATTGCCGATATAATGAGCAATCTCATCCGCTGCGTCCGCGACCCCATTTTGTCCTTTCAGGAAGATCCCTTGCGCCTGCTGCGGGCCCTGCGCTTTGCCGCCGTCCTGGGCTTCGATATCGAGTCAGACACCTACGAGGCCCTGAAAGACAACGCCCCGCTGGTCTTGAGCCTCAGCCAAAGACGCTGCCAGGACGAACAGGCACGCCTTGAAGCCAAGGCCAGTTTCACAGCCCGGCAACGCTGGCTGAGGATGCTGGATGAAACGGGGATCCGGCCCCATCTGGAAAAGAAAGTGCGGCTGGATTGAACCGGCTGTATTGCACACCAATTAGTGAGGAACAATGTCAGGAATAGTCTTTTACAAAACCAAACAGCTGGCCGACACGGTCAAGTTTTACCGCGAGAAGATCGGAATGGAGGTCTGGCTGGACCAGGGGCCTTGCTGCATCCTGAAAAGCGGGAACCTGCTCCTGGGCTTTTGCGAGGGTCCGGAAGCAGAAACATCCGGAGTGATCACCTTCTTTTACGACCGGCGCGAAGAAGTGGACGCGATGTACGCCAAGATGAAAGGCCTGGCCCGGCACGCGCCCCGGCTCAACGAGAAATTCCACATTTATCATTTCTACGCCAGCGATCCCGAGGGCCGGACCCTGGAATTCCAGCATTTCGAACATCCCCTGCTGCCATATCAGACTATTGACGAGGTTCTCAGGCAGCGCCGCAGCATCCGCAAATATAAGGCAGATCCTGTGCCGGACGATCTGTTGGACAGAGTTTTCGAGCTCTGCCGCCACAGCCCCACGGCCAGGAATCTGCAGGCCTATTACTACGTTGTGGTCAGTGACCGCGGCATCCTGGAACGGATCGTGGAACAGCGCGGCCCGGCCGGAAACCCCATCCTCGCGGCGCCTTTGGCCATCGCGGTCTGCGCCAGCGGTGAAGTTTCCCGGCGCAAGGTCCAGGACGCCTGCATCGCGGCCTACCATCTGCTCCTGGCCGCCCACGCCTTAGGCCTCGGGACCTGTTGGGTGACGGATATGGACAACGATCTGGTCAAGGGCCTGCTGGATATTCCCCAGGACGATTATGTGGCCTGCCTCACCCCGCTGGGCTGGCCGGCAGAGCATTTCTCTGTCCCGGACCGGCACAAGGTCTCAGAGTTCGTGCGCTATCTCTGATCTGGCTGGAATCTGACCACATAAGCAGTTTGGATTTCATCCAGGCATCGATCGTCAATCAGGTTTTGGCTTGTTCCCATCCCCCGTGGACGATCTTTCACGGGTCAAAGCAAACTAAGTCTAAGTTTATTTCCTGCATCATGTTATCCGATCTACGGGAACATCCCTCATAGAGACTGTCTCTAAGCCTTACCTTTCATATTGTTGGCTTATCGCTCCCTTTATCATTACGCTATCAATACGGACTCACTACGGACTTTGTCCGTATTGAGTCCGTATTGACACCGTATTGATAAGGGGAGCCAACTGGGCTGGAGTCGAATCCGCCACGCTGGAGTCTGCCTCGCTGGAGTCGAGCGAGGAACGAGCATGGACTCCAGCAATGGACTCCAGCAAACCCCACAACCAGCATAGCTTGGAGTTCAAAGCCCCGCACAAGACTCTAACTTTTCTCACAACCTGAGGGGGCTTTGGACTTCAAGCAATTCGCAAAGCCAGACGCAGTTTGAAGTCCAACCAGGCCATGTTGTCGCAACGGCGTGCGACACTACCTAGGGGCGGACGCAGTTTCCGGCCTATAATAACGCCGTTCAGTCCATTTAGACAGCTCTTTTCAGCCCCTCCGGGGCTTGGTTTTGGGGGTGGCAAATTCCGCTTTGCCACAGCGGCCGAAGGTCGCTCATGCAAATGAATCGGACTCCGACCGATCGCCGAATCGGAATTCGGCTTCCATGTATCCGTCCCTCTGTTTTATAACATCCTCGTTATCCTCTTTTTCCTCTGCATCTGCGTTCTCTTTATCTGCGCACCCAGCGCAAGCAAATAAGCAGCGGCTGTCTCAGAAAGCGTGGCCAAAGTTGAAATACAAGCCCATTCCTTCCTCTCCCAGGCCAACATCCAGGCGGACAATGAAATCGCTCATGTAGTAACGCAGGCCGACCACCGGATTGGAGACCAGGTCCTTCAGGGCCAGTTGCTCCGGAGAGTGGGCAGCCGCGCCGGCGTCGTAGCCCAGAATGCCTCCCAGGCCTTTGTAGATGGGGAAGCGGATCTCGGCATTGGCCACCACGACCGTGTCATCCAAATAGCGGCCGGAGGAGGTTCCGCGCAGGGAAGTGCCGCCTCCCAGGGGCAGTTTGAATTGGAAGGGGATGTCCCCGCCGCTTTGGTATTTGCCCTGCAAACGCAAGGCCAGCACGGTCTTGGGATACCAGAGCACAGTGTAATAGCGCGCGGTGGTGGTGTTGCGCAGGAAAGAGAATTTGCGGCCCCAGGTGAAGCTGAGCGGGTCACGCCGTTCGTTTTCCGCGTCGCCGCGGAGTTGGTCATGCAGCCAGTTCGTTTCCAGTTCGTGCTTCAAATAGAAGCCCCGGCTGGGATTTTTGGCGCTGTTGAGGGTGTCCCAGCGCAGGTTGATGATGTTGCTGAGATAGGCCGTTTCGGTGTCCTTATCCTGCAGATCTTGCTGCAGGGTGGGGGCTTCCCCGAAATTGTAGAGGCTCACGTGGCTGAACTGCGCCCCGATCTGCCCGTTCAGGTAGCGGTTGAAGGGATGGGTGAGAAGCAGGGAAACATCCAGCGGCTCCTTGGTGAAGATCTCCGGGTCGCCGGAATCGGCGTCATAATCCGCGGGGAAGTACTTGCTGTTTATCCACTTGTCATAATCCACCTTGATGTCGAGGCCAGCGGATATTTGCGGCGCTGGCGCAGTTCCTCGTCGGGCAGGGAGAATTCAAATTTGTACCAGCGTTCGCCTTCGGTGCTGTGAAAAAGGATGAGGTCATAGGATTCGTTGGCCTTGAACAGGTTGAACAAATAGCCCTTGGCGCCGTAGCCGAAGCCGGTGTCCGTGTCGTACATGGCGATGGGCAGGCCGGAGATCTTGGTTTTGGCGGAGCGCGGAATGCGGCCAAAAAGCTCCGGAGCTTTTGCCAGAGGCGCGTTCAGATCGAGCTCAGCCAGCACGCCGTAATGGTCGGAGGGATACAGGCCGTTCACAGGCTGGTTGAGCACCGGCCGGTTATTCAGCACGTCTCCGGGCTGGAAAGCCTTGTCCAGCAGGATGTAATCCAGGCGCCGAAGTTGGGCGGAGTCGAAGGCTGTGAATTTTTTCCAATGTGAATTCGGGTTTCCGCGGGCGTCGTGGCCAAACTGCGAATGGAAGGTGTTGCTGTTGCGGAGCGCGTCCCAAGTGGCATATTCCGGCACTTCGGCTGCGGAATCGATGAATTTGCCTTTGGCCAGGATATGTTCCAGCACGCCGGAAGCAGGTTGAGAGTTGAAATCGCCGGCCAAAATGAGAGGGACGTCCGGCTCCAGTCGGGCGATCTTTTTGAGCAGCAGTTTGGCCTCTTTGGCCCGCTGTTTCACCCCCTTTTCCCATTTATCGCGCACTTTGCCACAATCGCTTGCGGACCAGCCTTCCCGGCCGCATAGGGCTTGCAGGCTGTCTTGGAGGGCGGGCGTGAGGTCCGGATAGGCGGAAAGGTGGACGCAGACGAGGTTGAGGGGTTTGTTTTCCCAAACGATCCTGCCGGCCAGGGCGGAGACGGGGTCGTCGACATGGAAGCTGAAATTGTCGGAAAAGACGCCCGGGCTGCCGGCCAGCTTCCAATCCTCGATCTTTTCCAGCTTCAGGCCTTTTTTAGCCAGGATGGCATTGCCTTCCTTGAAACCTTTGGGGATGCCCAGGCCGAAGATCTTGATGCCGCCAACGCAGACCTGGTGGATCTGGTCCATGTTCAAGTCCCGGGCGAGGCGGCGGCTGTATTTGTCCACCGGGTTGACCTCTTGCAGGAAGATGACCTGGGGATCGATCCCACGCAGTTCGGACAGGAGGATCTGATACCGCTGCTCGCGGATTGCGGGGCTTTCCCATTCCCCGAAGGAGGCGAAGCCGATGTAGTCAGAACCGCTCCAGATATTGAAAGTGACGGCTTTGAGGGAGCCATGGTTTTGCACCTCAAGAGCGCCAGACCGGGCAAAACCCAGGGCCAGGCTCAAACAGGCGAAAAGCAGGGCAAACGCTTTTTTCATCTTGCACACTCCTTATTCCGGATAATCCCAAGCGGCGGAAACGGCAACTCCGCCGCCAAACCTGATTGCCGGATCATCTTGATAATGCCGGTATTGAAGAGGGTGCTGGCTTCCAGACCATAGATACACTCGAGGTTACCGTCAATCATGGTGATGTATTTGCCCTGCGGTTCGCGGATGCGGAAACTGAGATAGCTTATCCCGGCCGAGGGTATCTGCCAAATTGACCTGTGTCTCATAACCGCACCTCTCTTCATGCAATGATCCAACTAATTACTGTCCGGGGGAAATTCAATTGCGCTGAAGCAGGCTGGGCTTACAAGGTTCACTCTGATAGTCGGGTTTCAATTGGGGCAATCTTGATGCTCCAGGAAAATATGTCAAGAAATATCTGCATCTGCAAGAAAAGTAATTCTCACGGTCTGTGCCATCCGGATGATCAATGAACAAATATGCCGCCTTGCCAATTCAGGCCATCTGGCTAAGGGTTTGGCGGCCATATGCTTATCGAGGTGCCGAAAGTGGCGGAGCATCTGCTGGGGGCACGGGCAACTATTTTCTTGACTAATATCAACCCCAATTTGAACTGGCTTTTAATAAACAAAACAGGTGATATTGAATGAACTTAAAGGACATAGTTACCCTTCTGGAGGGTGAATTGCTCTCTCCGGATGCGGATCTTGAGGTTGAGGTCCCCTGCGCTTTCGCGTCGGATTTGATCAGCGACATTCTGATGTGCACCAAAGAGCCGACCCTGCTGCTGACCGGCCTGACGAACAACCAGGTGATCAGGCTTTCGGACATGATCGACATAGTTGGGATCATTTTTGTGAGGGGGAAACGGCCTCTGAACGAGATCGTCGAGATGGCCCGGGAGCGCAAGCTGCCCCTGATCTGCACCAACCTGACCATGTACCGTTCCAGCGGACTGCTCTACAATGCGGGACTTCGCAGCTGCAAGATCTGAGATGGCGGAATACTGGCATATCCGCCTGGGACTGGAAGATCCGGTCAAGAAGTTTTTCAGCCAGGCTCCGGAAGCTGACGTGACGCTGGAAGCGGACATCCCGGAAAAGGATTTCAACAGCGCTGGTCGGGGCTCCGCGGAGGTGAAGAACCTGCTGAAGCGGCTGGGCGTGGATCCCGAGGTCCTGCGCCGGGTGGCCGTGGCTGCCTATGAAGCCGAGATCAACGTAGCGGCGCACTCCCTCGGCGGTTCCATGACCAGCAACATCCATCCCGAGCTGATCCACATGGTTTTCCAGGACAACGGGCCCGGCATCGCCGATATCGAACAGGCCATGATCCCGGGTTTTTCCACGGCGGACGAGATGGTGCGCGAGCTCGGTTTCGGAGCGGGATTGGGCCTGCCCAACATCCAGAAGAACGCGGACGCCCTGCACATCTCCTCGGAAAAGGGCGATTCGACCTGCCTGGAAATTATAATCTACTTTAAGAACGATGGACAATAAGAAATACTTTCACGCCCTCCAGATCCTGGAGGATAACTGCACCGGCTGTACGGCCTGCGTGCGGGTTTGCCCCACCGAGGCGATCCGGGTGCGCGACCGCAAGGCCCACATTGACCCCAACCGCTGCGTCGACTGCGGCGAGTGCATCTTTGCCTGCCAGTTCCATGCCATCATCCCGCGCAGCGATCCGCTCGACCTGATCCACAATTTCAAATACAAGGTGGCGATCATCTCCACCTCCTATTTTGGCCAGTTCACCGAGGACATTTCCTACGAGGTGGCCAAACAGGCATTGTATGAACTGGGTTTTGACGACGTGCAGGAAGAGGCGATGGTGACGGAGTTCATGGTCAAGGTGATCCAGAACTACATCCGCGCCAACCGCGACAAGCGGCCGATCATTTCCAGCAACTGCCCCACCGTGGTGCGCCTGATCCAATTGAAATATCCCTCCCTGCTGCCCAATCTCTTCCATCTTGAAGCCCCGATGAGCATCCTCACCCGCTATCTGCGGGAAAAGATCCAGGAGGAGAAAGGCCTGAAGGAGGATGATATCGGCATCTTCCTGATCGTGCCCTGCGCGGCGCACGTAACCGCGGTGCACCAACCCGAAGGGGCCTACAAACACCTGCAGGACGGCGCGTTTTCCATCGGCATGATCTATGGCAAGGTGCGCGAGCACATCAAGAACCTGCAAAACAACCCGCCCCAGATCGCCACGTATCCCAAAGGCCTCACCTGGGCGCTTTCCGGCGTGCAGGCTGAATTGGTCGATTGCGAGGACATCCGCGCCCTATCGGTGAACGGGGTGGAAAACGTGATGGAGATCCTGTCCCGGGTGGAAGACCACTATCTGGACCAATATGACTACATTGTAATGCGCAGCTGCACCAACGGCTGCGTGGGTGGCTGCTTCAACGTGGAGAACCCCTTCGTGGCCATGAGCCGGATTAAAAAGATGATCAAGGAAGGCGAAAACGGTGAGGTCGACATCCACGAACTCGAAGAGCTTTATGATGAGGGCGAATTTGACGTGGCGCCGCTCACGCCCAGGCCGATCATGGAACTGGACACGGATATCAAGGCGGCCATCAGGAAAATGAAGCAGCTCAACGAGATCCTAACCTCCCTGCCGGGCCTGAATTGCAGCGCCTGCGGCTCTCCCAGCTGCTATGCCCTGGCCGAGGACATCGTGCTGGGCAAGGCCACGATCGAAGACTGCGTGGTGCTGCTGAAACGCCATTCCAAAGAGGATGAGCAGGATCCCCAGCAGAAATAGAGATCAATATCAGGAAAAGAATATGCTAAAACTATCTGAATACCAGGCCGCCATAAAGGGGCTCAACCACACTCCGGACCATGATCCGGCAGCTATCCAGATCAGCGGCGCCTACGTCTGCGACATGCTCAGCGACGTGATGGGCAATGCCAAACCGGGACAGGCCTGGATCACCATCATGAAGCATCTGAACACGGTTGCCGTGGCTTCCCTGGCTGGCTTGCCGGCGATCATCTTTGCCAAGGGCAACCAGCCGGACGGGGCGGTGGTGGAAAAAGCCAGCGCGGAAGGCATCTGCCTGATCTCCAGCGATCTGGACACCTTCAGCCTGGCCGGAATTCTCTATAGTATGCTCAACGCTTAGGCCCGAGATGCGCTGGTTCCGGGCCGACCTGCATCTTCATTCGGTGCTTTCACCCTGCGGTGGATTGGAAATGTCCCCCTCCGGACTGATCGCCCGGATCAAGGCCCTCGGGATAGACTGGATGGCCATCACGGACCACAATACTTTGGCCAATTGCCCGGCCTACTATGCGGTCGCTGCCAAAGCGGGGATAAATTTCATCTGGGGCGTCGAACTGCAGACCTCCGAAGAGATCCACATCCTGGTCTATTTTGACGCTCCGCAGGCGGCGCAAACCTTTGGCAACCAGCTTTACGACAGCCTCCTGCCGTTGGCAAACGATACGGATTTCTTCGGGGATCAAGTTATCATTGACGAAAATGAGAACATTTTAGGAATGGAACCCAAAGCGCTGATAAATTCTTCCGCTTGGGATCTCAGCACAGCCGTGGGAAAGGCCCGGGAGCTTGGAGGATACTGCGTTCCGGCCCATATCGACGCCGAGGTGAACAGCATTATCGGACAGCTGGGTTTTCTGCCTGAAGAACCGGAATTTGACCTCTTCGGCATAACGGCCGGAGCTAATCCGGAAACTTTGCTTCGCGGCCACGCGAAGCTGGCAGGGAAATCTTTCCTGCGCGCTTCCGACGCGCATTACCTGGCCGATGTCGGCTCTGGCGTCAGCAGGCTCTGGGTGCGCGAAGCATCCGTGGCCGAGCTGGCCAAAGCCGCGCTGGGCCTTGAAGACCGTAAGATAGTTATATAAAATATACAACAGGAGGAGTGATGACTCCCGGAACCCAGCAAGACAACCTGCTGTATGACAAGCTCAGAGCTGTCATCGCAGAGAGCAAGGGTCTGCGCAATCCCCTGATCGAGGTGTTGCGCGTCGCCCAGGAAATCTTTGGCTACCTGCCTCTCGAGGTGCAGGAATTCGTCGCCACAGAGATGAACATACCCGCCAGCAAGGTCTACGGCGTGGTGACATTCTACAATTTCTTTTCCATGAAACCCCGGGGAAAATACACCCTGAACATCTGCATGGGAACGGCCTGCTACGTTAAAGGAGCCCCGCGCCTCGCTCAGATGATCGAAGAGGAATTGGGGGCCAAGGTCGGCGAGACCACAGCCGACGGCCTCTTTACGATCAGCGCGGTGCGCTGCGTGGGAGCCTGTTCATTGGCGCCGGTGTTCGTGATCGGGGAAGACACCTTTGGCAGGATCGAAACCAGGGACAAGGTCGCGGAAATTCTCAAAAAGTACGAGTAGGCAGTTTACATGCAAGATATTTCCCTGCATCTGCTGGACATAATCGAGAATTCCATCCGCGCGAGAGCCAAAAACATCAAGGTGCGCGTGATCCACAACGTGGCGAAGAACTCCCTGCGCCTGATCGTGGAGGACGACGGCACCGGCATGGACACGGACACCCTGGCCATGGCGCAGAACCCATTTTACACCAGCAAGTCGGAGCGTGAGAAGAAGGTCGGGCTGGGCATTCCGCTGTTCAAGCAGAACGCCGAGCTTACCGACGGCTGTTTCAACATGACCAGCCAACCCGGTTTCGGGACAGTTCTGACGGTTGAATTTACCCTCGACCACATCGACCGGATGCCGCTCGGCAACCTGCGCGCCACCCTTTTGGGCGCCATCATCGGACATCCCGAAGCGGATTTCAACATCATCCTGATCTACCGTGAAAAGGGCAAGGAGCAATCCTTCCATTTCGAAACGGCCGCCATCAAAGAGGAATTGGGCGACATTCCGCTCACCTATCCCGATGTGATCGAATACATAGACCAAAGCTTGAAAGAAGGAATACAAAATACAAACATGGAGGATGTCTGATGAAGACACTCGCAGACCTTAAGAAGATCCGTGAAAAAGCCCAGGAAGACATGAAGCTTCGTGGCGGCAACGTGCGCATCAAGATCGTGGTGGGGATGGGAACATCCGGTATCGCGATGGGAGCCCGCGAAGTCATGAAGACTTTCCTGGAAGAGATTTCCAACCGCAACCTGACCGACGTTCTGGTCACTCAGACTGGCGAAAAGGGCCTTTCCTCGATGGAACCGGTCGTTGACCTGATCGAAGAAGGCAAAGCCAAGGTCACCTATGGCAACATGAATCCGGACAAGGTGAAAAAGGTGGTGGTCGAGCACATCGTGAATGGAAGAGTCGTCTCCGATTACGTAGTGGCAACCGGCGACTGATTGGAGGTTCGCGCATGTCTCTGAAAAGAATCGACCTGCTGATCTGCTGCGGCTCCGGCTGCGTGTCGGCGGGCGCTCTGAAGATCAAGGACCGCTTCCACGAGGTTCTCGCTGAAAAAGGGATCTCCACCGAGATCAACATCATCGAGACCGGATGCATGGGCCCTTGCGACTACGGCCCCGTGATGGTCATCTATCCGGAAGGCATCTTCTACAAGCATGTCACTCCGGAAGATGTGGAGGAGATCGTCTCTGAACATTTCATCAAAGGGCGTCCTGTCCAGCGTTTGATGCTCCAGGACGAGGATAAGGTCATCTCCGTCCAGAAGGAAGTCCCCTTCTACCAGAAACAGGTGAAGGTGGCGCTGGCCAACTGCGGCTACATCGATCCCGAAAGCCTGGATGAATACATCGCCACCGGCGGCTACGAAGCCCTGGGAACGGTTCTCACGGAACTGGACCCCCAGAAGGCGATCGACGTGGTTAAGCAATCCGGCTTGCGCGGACGCGGCGGCGGCGGTTTTCCCACCCACATCAAATGGCAGTTGGTGCACGACGTCCAGGCCGACCAGAAATACATCATCTGCAACGGCGACGAGGGAGATCCAGGCGCTTTCATGGACCGCTCCCTTTTGGAAGGCGACCCCCACCGCATCCTGGAAGGGATGATGCTGGCGGCCTTTTCCATCGGCGCTTCCAAGGGCTTCTTCTACATCCGGGCCGAATATCCCCTGGCGATCAAGCGCATCAAGCAGGCGATCGAGCAGGCTAAGGAAGCCGGACTGATGGGAGATAAGATCTTTGGCTCGGATTTCTGCTTTGATGCCGAGGTCCGCACCGGCGCTGGCGCTTTCGTCTGCGGCGAGGAAATGGCCCTGATCCAATCCCTGCAGGGCGAGCGCGGCAATCCCACGCCCAAGCCGCCGTATCCTGCCACCAAAGGGCTTTGGGGCAAACCGACCGTGGTGAACAACGTGGAAACCCTGGCCAACCTGCCGACCATCTTTCTCAAAGGCGCGGACTGGTTCGCTTCCATGGGAACCGCCACCAGCAAAGGCACCAAGGTCTTTGCCCTCACCGGCGACATCAAGAACACCGGCCTGGTCGAGGTTCCTATGGGCATCACCCTGCGCGAGCTGATCTTTGAAGTGGGCGGCGGCATGACCGGCGGCCACAAGTTCAAGGCTGTCCAGCTTGGCGGGCCTTCCGGAGGCTGCCTCACCCAGGAGCACCTGGATGTTCCCGTGGATTACGAAAGCCTGAAGGAACGAGGCGCGATGATGGGATCCGGTGGCGTGATCGTGATGAACGATCAGAAGTGCATGGTCAATGTGGCCAAGTTCTTCACCGAATTCTGCGTGGATGAATCCTGCGGAAAATGCCCGCCCTGCCGCATCGGCCTCAAGCACATGCACGGCATCCTGGAACGGATCACCTCCGGCCAGGGCAAGGAAGGCGACATCGAGGAACTCCAGCGCCTGGGCGAAACTATCTGCAAGCTTTCGCTCTGCGGCCTGGGACAATCAGCGCCCAATCCGGTGCTCTCCACGATCCGCTATTTCCGCGACGAATATGAGGCCCATATCCGCGACCGGGCTTGCCAGACCAAGGTCTGCCCGGACCTGCTGCATTTCAACATCGACAAATCCCGCTGCATCGGTTGCTCGCTGTGCGCCCGCAAATGCCCGGTCAACTGCATCAGTGGCTCCAGAGAGGAGAAATATACCATCGCCCAGATCGACTGCATCAAATGCGGCAATTGCCAGGACGTCTGTCCCGTGAAGGCGATCGACCGTGTGCCAGGCCTGCACGAAGATGTGGTCAAACATACGGAAGAAGCGCTCCAGAAACTTGGGCGCGAGGAAGAATAAGGAGAACCCATGTATCAAAAAATATGTGCCAAATACACTCCTGATAAAGACAATCTGATCTATATCCTGCACGAGATCCAGGACACGCATCCCCGGCACTACATCTCTGAGGAAGCGGTCCAGGCGGTGTCGGATTATCTGGGCATCCCGCCCAACCACATCTTTGGCGTGCTCACGTTTTACACGATGTACAGCACCAAGCCCCGCGGCAAAAACATTATCCGCCTCTGCGAATCGCCACCCTGCTACATCAAGGGCAGCGAAAACATCCTGCGCAAGCTGAAGGTCCTGCTGGGTGTGGAAACAGGCGAAACCACCAAAGACGGGCTCTTTACCCTCGAGCTCAGCGCCTGCCTCGGCGTGTGCGGAAACGCGCCTGTGATGATGATCAACGACGACGTCTACGGCGACCTCAGCGAGGAAAGCGTCGAGGAGATCATCGCCAGGATCCAAAGGGGGAACCAATGAAATTCTACCGCAGCCACATCCTGGTCGGCATCAACGAAACCTCGCTGCTTGCCGGAGTCCAGGACTTCATCAAGGCCCTGCGCCTCGAACTGGCGAAGCACAACCTGCAGGAGGAGATCAACGTCCTCGAGACCGGCCCCCTGGGCTTTTTCGGACGCGGGATCTGCCTTGCCGTCTATCCGGAGAACGTGAATTACCAGGATGTCAAGCTTGAAGACATCCCCGAACTCGTGGAAGAGCACTTCCTCAAGGGCCGCCCCGTCAACCGGCTGGTGCTGGAAAGCGTGGGCAAGTTCAGCCCCAAATTCGATTATGACAAACGCATCGTGCTCCGCAATTCCGGCATCATCGATCCCGA
The window above is part of the Candidatus Syntrophosphaera sp. genome. Proteins encoded here:
- a CDS encoding endonuclease/exonuclease/phosphatase family protein, encoding MKKAFALLFACLSLALGFARSGALEVQNHGSLKAVTFNIWSGSDYIGFASFGEWESPAIREQRYQILLSELRGIDPQVIFLQEVNPVDKYSRRLARDLNMDQIHQVCVGGIKIFGLGIPKGFKEGNAILAKKGLKLEKIEDWKLAGSPGVFSDNFSFHVDDPVSALAGRIVWENKPLNLVCVHLSAYPDLTPALQDSLQALCGREGWSASDCGKVRDKWEKGVKQRAKEAKLLLKKIARLEPDVPLILAGDFNSQPASGVLEHILAKGKFIDSAAEVPEYATWDALRNSNTFHSQFGHDARGNPNSHWKKFTAFDSAQLRRLDYILLDKAFQPGDVLNNRPVLNQPVNGLYPSDHYGVLAELDLNAPLAKAPELFGRIPRSAKTKISGLPIAMYDTDTGFGYGAKGYLFNLFKANESYDLILFHSTEGERWYKFEFSLPDEELRQRRKYPLASTSRWIMTSG
- a CDS encoding CCA tRNA nucleotidyltransferase, giving the protein MKLEELRQLLAENIRGLEFDGTTYFAGGCVRDLHLGRPAEVKDVDIAVELPDGGIRLAVFLQEYLPTPEPEYHSRFGTASSRFQGVQLDFAMTRSEVYIPGNRFPRVEFAELTADCLRRDFTVNALYQDVMSGWIVDPSGKGIADIMSNLIRCVRDPILSFQEDPLRLLRALRFAAVLGFDIESDTYEALKDNAPLVLSLSQRRCQDEQARLEAKASFTARQRWLRMLDETGIRPHLEKKVRLD
- a CDS encoding transcriptional regulator produces the protein MNLKDIVTLLEGELLSPDADLEVEVPCAFASDLISDILMCTKEPTLLLTGLTNNQVIRLSDMIDIVGIIFVRGKRPLNEIVEMARERKLPLICTNLTMYRSSGLLYNAGLRSCKI
- the hemW gene encoding radical SAM family heme chaperone HemW produces the protein MEQDLPPGPLAVYLHIPFCLSRCGYCSFFSVPFSRGALSVYLRNLHHEIDLFTERDPSLLQAKTLYFGGGTPSLLGAEELNSLSARFQLVPGAEVTLEVNPLQITADYLRQLNETPVNRLSIGVQSLDDQELEYLGRRHRAAQIPDKIRLCREHGYPNISLDLIYGLPGSSVASLRRNLHQFITLEPEHLSCYLLTLEEDSPLGLKLSAGETQPLPEDDVLAAQYDALRQELRDAGFEQYEISNFCRPGKASRHNLAYWKSEPYLGLGASASGWLPPWRYANPSSLEEYSRVLAEGEIMPQAEFCGPERTRADYLMMGLRLREGIDLNAYQERFGADLFAERRPQIDKLLALHMLESSPSRLWLSERALFVSNAVIGGLL
- a CDS encoding nitroreductase family protein — protein: MSGIVFYKTKQLADTVKFYREKIGMEVWLDQGPCCILKSGNLLLGFCEGPEAETSGVITFFYDRREEVDAMYAKMKGLARHAPRLNEKFHIYHFYASDPEGRTLEFQHFEHPLLPYQTIDEVLRQRRSIRKYKADPVPDDLLDRVFELCRHSPTARNLQAYYYVVVSDRGILERIVEQRGPAGNPILAAPLAIAVCASGEVSRRKVQDACIAAYHLLLAAHALGLGTCWVTDMDNDLVKGLLDIPQDDYVACLTPLGWPAEHFSVPDRHKVSEFVRYL
- a CDS encoding 4Fe-4S binding protein, which produces MDNKKYFHALQILEDNCTGCTACVRVCPTEAIRVRDRKAHIDPNRCVDCGECIFACQFHAIIPRSDPLDLIHNFKYKVAIISTSYFGQFTEDISYEVAKQALYELGFDDVQEEAMVTEFMVKVIQNYIRANRDKRPIISSNCPTVVRLIQLKYPSLLPNLFHLEAPMSILTRYLREKIQEEKGLKEDDIGIFLIVPCAAHVTAVHQPEGAYKHLQDGAFSIGMIYGKVREHIKNLQNNPPQIATYPKGLTWALSGVQAELVDCEDIRALSVNGVENVMEILSRVEDHYLDQYDYIVMRSCTNGCVGGCFNVENPFVAMSRIKKMIKEGENGEVDIHELEELYDEGEFDVAPLTPRPIMELDTDIKAAIRKMKQLNEILTSLPGLNCSACGSPSCYALAEDIVLGKATIEDCVVLLKRHSKEDEQDPQQK
- a CDS encoding outer membrane protein assembly factor; translated protein: MDYDKWINSKYFPADYDADSGDPEIFTKEPLDVSLLLTHPFNRYLNGQIGAQFSHVSLYNFGEAPTLQQDLQDKDTETAYLSNIINLRWDTLNSAKNPSRGFYLKHELETNWLHDQLRGDAENERRDPLSFTWGRKFSFLRNTTTARYYTVLWYPKTVLALRLQGKYQSGGDIPFQFKLPLGGGTSLRGTSSGRYLDDTVVVANAEIRFPIYKGLGGILGYDAGAAAHSPEQLALKDLVSNPVVGLRYYMSDFIVRLDVGLGEEGMGLYFNFGHAF
- a CDS encoding ATP-binding protein; its protein translation is MRDFAAARSEMAEYWHIRLGLEDPVKKFFSQAPEADVTLEADIPEKDFNSAGRGSAEVKNLLKRLGVDPEVLRRVAVAAYEAEINVAAHSLGGSMTSNIHPELIHMVFQDNGPGIADIEQAMIPGFSTADEMVRELGFGAGLGLPNIQKNADALHISSEKGDSTCLEIIIYFKNDGQ